In a single window of the Litorilituus sediminis genome:
- a CDS encoding MotA/TolQ/ExbB proton channel family protein, producing MTTSILSLPTLNKLGGAVKQVFTTAAVSFTLLAGAAHAEQAANLDQLLKQLEQGKVAQSAQNKAREAEFKAKVNQQQGMLNDIRAQRDSALKLSAQLEQNFEENEITLANKGDALDKRLGELKELFGVLQQVSGDTRSKFQTSVISAQIPGRGEFLDQFAQSMGSSSKLASIEEIERLWFELQREMTQSGKVVKFNRDVVMANGESKPAEVIRVGGFNLIANGQYLEYIDETGTVAELIRQPSTRYLNSVDALINSQGETTAFAVDPTGGSILSLLVQAPDTRERIDQGGPVGYIILGIGLVGLLIALERLISLMIIGRKVNRQLASDTASDDNPLGRVMQVKDKHPDLDTETLELKLSESILRELPKLSSKLGLIKIISVVAPLIGLLGTVTGMITTFQAITLFGTGDPKLMAGGISQALVTTVLGLVVAIPMVFIFAYLNGRSKNIINILQQESTGIIAERSEREEQAASQGA from the coding sequence ATGACTACTTCAATATTATCTTTACCTACATTGAATAAGCTAGGTGGCGCTGTTAAGCAAGTATTTACGACGGCTGCAGTATCTTTCACGCTATTAGCCGGAGCTGCTCATGCAGAGCAAGCGGCTAACTTAGACCAACTATTAAAGCAACTTGAGCAAGGCAAAGTGGCGCAGTCAGCGCAAAACAAAGCTCGTGAAGCTGAATTTAAAGCGAAAGTAAATCAGCAACAAGGTATGTTAAATGACATTCGTGCTCAACGTGACTCAGCGTTAAAACTCAGTGCACAGTTAGAGCAAAACTTTGAAGAAAATGAAATTACCTTAGCCAATAAAGGCGATGCTTTAGATAAGCGTTTAGGTGAGTTAAAAGAGTTATTTGGTGTACTGCAGCAAGTTTCTGGCGATACTCGCAGTAAGTTCCAAACCTCAGTCATTTCAGCGCAAATTCCTGGTCGTGGTGAGTTTTTAGATCAATTCGCCCAAAGCATGGGTTCTAGCTCTAAGCTGGCTTCAATTGAAGAAATTGAGCGCTTATGGTTTGAACTACAACGTGAAATGACACAAAGCGGCAAAGTAGTTAAGTTCAACCGTGATGTCGTTATGGCGAACGGTGAAAGTAAGCCAGCAGAAGTGATTCGAGTAGGTGGCTTTAACTTAATTGCCAATGGTCAATACCTAGAGTATATCGATGAAACTGGTACGGTTGCTGAGCTAATTAGACAGCCATCTACTCGTTACTTAAATTCTGTTGATGCCTTGATTAACAGCCAAGGTGAAACAACAGCCTTTGCTGTTGACCCAACAGGCGGTTCAATTTTAAGTTTATTAGTACAAGCACCTGATACGCGTGAGCGCATCGACCAAGGTGGCCCAGTAGGTTACATCATTTTAGGTATTGGTTTAGTTGGTTTATTGATTGCCTTAGAACGTTTGATTTCATTAATGATTATTGGCCGTAAAGTAAATCGTCAACTAGCGTCAGACACCGCATCAGACGACAACCCACTAGGCCGTGTAATGCAAGTAAAAGACAAGCACCCAGATTTAGATACTGAAACGCTTGAGTTGAAGTTATCGGAATCAATTTTACGTGAATTACCTAAGCTTTCTAGCAAGTTAGGCTTAATCAAGATTATTTCAGTTGTTGCCCCGCTTATCGGTTTATTAGGTACGGTAACAGGTATGATTACTACCTTCCAAGCGATTACTTTATTCGGTACAGGTGACCCTAAATTAATGGCCGGTGGTATTTCACAAGCACTTGTTACTACGGTACTTGGCTTAGTTGTGGCGATTCCTATGGTGTTTATCTTTGCTTACCTAAATGGTCGCAGTAAGAACATCATCAATATTTTACAACAAGAAAGTACCGGCATTATTGCTGAGCGCTCTGAGCGTGAAGAACAAGCAGCAAGCCAAGGAGCGTAA
- a CDS encoding MotA/TolQ/ExbB proton channel family protein: MVALMEMLDVITEFMDTGGQVLTVIAAVIFIMWLMIFERFVFVFYSYKAVKKHLLASWDARKDQTSWYSEHIRTALISRGATKLNRNLVLIQSLVVLCPLLGLLGTVTGMIEVFDVMAISGSGNARSMASGVSRATIPTMAGMVGSLSGVFTVTWLRRHAQKETELLADGMTVNH; the protein is encoded by the coding sequence ATGGTTGCGCTAATGGAAATGCTCGATGTAATTACCGAATTTATGGATACCGGTGGACAGGTATTAACGGTAATTGCCGCGGTGATCTTCATTATGTGGTTAATGATCTTTGAGCGCTTTGTCTTTGTATTTTATAGCTACAAGGCAGTTAAAAAGCATTTACTTGCTAGCTGGGATGCGCGCAAAGATCAAACCTCATGGTATAGCGAGCACATTCGCACCGCGCTTATTTCGCGCGGTGCTACTAAGTTAAATCGTAATTTGGTATTGATTCAATCACTGGTGGTGTTATGCCCATTGTTAGGTTTATTGGGAACCGTTACCGGCATGATTGAAGTATTTGATGTAATGGCAATTTCAGGTAGTGGTAATGCACGTTCAATGGCCTCTGGCGTATCACGGGCAACCATTCCAACCATGGCAGGTATGGTTGGCTCATTATCTGGCGTATTCACGGTAACTTGGTTACGTCGCCATGCACAAAAAGAAACTGAATTATTAGCTGACGGTATGACGGTAAACCACTAA
- a CDS encoding ExbD/TolR family protein translates to MRHINKMLQEQEDKEDIDMTPMLDVVFILLIFFIVTASFVKEAGIDVNRPEAATAVKKERANILVAISDKGDIWINKRKVDIRSVQANIERLKAENPQGTVVIQADKKATTDTLIKVMDSARAAGVFDVSIAAQEA, encoded by the coding sequence ATGCGTCATATAAATAAAATGTTGCAAGAGCAAGAAGACAAAGAAGATATCGACATGACACCAATGCTGGATGTTGTTTTTATTCTCCTGATCTTTTTCATTGTCACGGCATCATTTGTCAAAGAAGCGGGTATTGATGTTAACCGCCCTGAAGCAGCAACAGCTGTGAAGAAAGAACGTGCCAATATTTTGGTGGCTATTAGCGATAAAGGCGATATCTGGATTAATAAACGTAAAGTGGATATTCGCAGTGTGCAAGCCAATATTGAGCGTTTAAAAGCGGAAAATCCACAAGGTACTGTGGTAATTCAAGCAGATAAAAAAGCCACTACCGATACCTTAATTAAGGTAATGGACTCGGCGCGAGCTGCAGGTGTATTTGACGTATCTATTGCGGCACAAGAGGCCTAG
- a CDS encoding TonB family protein translates to MRYMIAGTLAVIMTFLLLWGMQKLIAGGNDAMTEPVKGNVLDFIRLKQDEVVAKKERKPQKPAKPKEPPPPMVTPPMQQANPNSQGVKSQFAADIQTDGGLSGGLSLDSNDGDYLPIVKVAAVYPRRAQARGIEGFVVVEFVVTKTGAVKDPVVVSAQPEGVFERAALDAVVKFKYKPRVVDGVAMEVAGVQNRISFEIDG, encoded by the coding sequence ATGCGTTATATGATTGCCGGTACGTTAGCGGTGATCATGACCTTTCTTTTACTGTGGGGCATGCAAAAGCTGATTGCTGGTGGTAATGACGCCATGACTGAGCCAGTAAAGGGCAACGTGCTTGATTTTATTCGCTTAAAGCAAGATGAAGTGGTAGCGAAAAAAGAGCGTAAGCCGCAAAAGCCAGCGAAACCTAAAGAGCCACCACCACCAATGGTAACGCCACCAATGCAACAAGCTAACCCAAATTCGCAAGGGGTTAAAAGTCAATTTGCTGCTGATATTCAAACCGACGGTGGTTTATCTGGCGGTTTAAGTTTAGACAGTAATGACGGTGATTATTTACCGATTGTTAAAGTGGCGGCGGTTTACCCAAGACGTGCACAGGCACGTGGCATTGAAGGCTTTGTAGTCGTTGAGTTTGTTGTTACTAAAACAGGAGCCGTAAAAGACCCTGTCGTAGTAAGCGCACAACCTGAAGGTGTATTTGAACGTGCGGCTTTAGATGCAGTAGTGAAGTTTAAATACAAACCTCGCGTTGTAGATGGCGTTGCTATGGAAGTTGCTGGCGTGCAAAACCGTATTAGCTTTGAAATTGATGGCTAA
- a CDS encoding tetratricopeptide repeat protein — translation MKKSTAILLLGALGAFVIAPSSLNVAQASEAKEAKKEHKSYRASKKVPAMRNRVYAQLARAQKLADDGDKIEGFEVLEQVHDRIDSLNSYEKAMLFNFYGFMYYGNDDIAMAIDSFKKVVADHGVIPDSLVISTLYSLAQLSMQEQDYPQALEYLSQWQKVNAKDLTANQQILFAQVHYQSKQYQQSLDYINQAIAMVEQENKLPKENWLILQRAAYYELKQPEQVTKVIEQLVRYYDKPEYWLQLSGMYGEIGQEDKQMAVMEAAYQAGYVTKSADVLTLAQLYLFHNAPYKSAKLLAGAIEEGTVVADEKNLDVLARAYLAAKEDKQAIKVLTKVSGIASSGKYDALLAQTYLNNEQWQQAITAAQNAITRFEQNSAEDKAAANSYLGNMYLAQGMANFNLKRFDKSLTAFAKASKQPKVQKTAQQWAKYVERERESHKVQLAMLN, via the coding sequence ATGAAAAAATCAACAGCAATCTTATTACTAGGCGCACTCGGTGCTTTTGTTATTGCACCAAGTAGCCTTAACGTTGCTCAGGCGAGTGAAGCCAAAGAAGCGAAAAAAGAGCATAAAAGCTATCGTGCCAGCAAAAAAGTACCTGCTATGCGTAACCGTGTTTATGCTCAACTTGCAAGAGCACAAAAGCTTGCCGATGACGGCGATAAAATTGAAGGCTTTGAAGTACTAGAGCAGGTACATGATCGCATTGACAGTTTAAACAGTTATGAAAAAGCTATGCTGTTTAACTTTTATGGCTTTATGTACTACGGCAATGACGATATTGCCATGGCTATCGATAGCTTTAAAAAGGTTGTTGCTGATCATGGTGTTATTCCTGACAGTTTAGTTATTTCGACACTTTACTCATTAGCTCAGTTGTCTATGCAAGAGCAAGATTATCCGCAAGCGTTAGAATATCTATCGCAATGGCAAAAAGTTAATGCCAAAGACTTAACAGCAAATCAGCAAATTTTGTTTGCTCAGGTGCATTATCAAAGCAAGCAATATCAGCAAAGTTTAGATTATATCAACCAAGCCATTGCTATGGTTGAGCAAGAAAATAAACTGCCAAAAGAAAACTGGTTGATTTTGCAGCGTGCTGCGTATTATGAGTTAAAACAACCTGAGCAAGTCACCAAAGTAATTGAGCAATTGGTACGTTATTACGATAAGCCAGAATATTGGTTACAGTTATCGGGCATGTATGGCGAAATTGGTCAAGAAGACAAGCAAATGGCGGTAATGGAAGCGGCTTATCAAGCCGGTTATGTAACTAAATCGGCAGACGTTTTAACTTTAGCGCAATTGTACTTATTTCATAATGCGCCGTATAAAAGTGCTAAGTTATTAGCGGGTGCGATTGAAGAAGGCACAGTGGTAGCCGATGAGAAAAACTTAGATGTGCTTGCCAGAGCTTATTTAGCGGCTAAAGAAGATAAGCAGGCAATTAAAGTGCTGACTAAAGTTAGCGGCATTGCTTCTTCAGGTAAGTATGATGCACTATTAGCGCAAACTTACCTTAATAATGAGCAGTGGCAGCAAGCGATTACTGCTGCGCAAAATGCCATTACCCGTTTTGAGCAAAACTCAGCAGAAGATAAAGCCGCAGCTAACAGCTATTTAGGCAATATGTATTTAGCACAAGGTATGGCGAACTTTAACTTAAAGCGTTTTGACAAATCATTAACTGCCTTTGCAAAAGCAAGCAAGCAACCAAAAGTGCAAAAAACCGCACAACAATGGGCTAAATATGTAGAGCGTGAGCGAGAGAGTCATAAAGTTCAATTGGCAATGCTTAACTAA
- a CDS encoding DUF4386 family protein, with amino-acid sequence MSLQKWGGAVALLEACTYIFGFVLFFVVLDSSGYEAPERYLEFIIQNRDSYFLGYLVSGIVFSFALIVLVQANYQRFKQVSPELMRFTAVVGYLWVFMVLSSSFIFLTGLEALVKYHAIDATQALTINRTVNTIVDALGGGIELVGAVWVLAISYIGVKNKIYGAFVHYWGALVGIAGVLTLFSGLSFLATNMFFEISTAIFGLGQIVWFILLGIAMLNDAPKGAE; translated from the coding sequence ATGTCATTACAAAAGTGGGGTGGAGCTGTCGCCCTGTTAGAAGCCTGTACCTATATATTTGGCTTTGTCTTGTTTTTTGTTGTGCTTGATTCAAGCGGATATGAAGCCCCTGAGCGTTATCTTGAGTTTATTATTCAAAACAGAGATAGCTATTTTTTAGGCTATTTAGTTAGTGGCATTGTCTTTAGCTTTGCTTTAATTGTTTTGGTTCAGGCTAATTATCAGCGCTTTAAACAAGTTTCACCTGAGCTGATGAGGTTTACCGCGGTTGTTGGTTACCTTTGGGTATTTATGGTTCTCTCAAGCAGCTTTATTTTTCTAACCGGCCTAGAAGCGTTAGTTAAGTATCATGCTATAGATGCAACACAAGCGCTAACAATTAATCGTACTGTGAATACTATTGTTGATGCGCTGGGTGGCGGCATTGAACTTGTTGGCGCAGTATGGGTATTGGCCATTAGTTATATAGGTGTTAAAAATAAAATTTACGGCGCTTTTGTTCATTATTGGGGCGCTCTAGTTGGTATTGCTGGCGTATTAACCTTGTTCTCAGGGTTGTCATTTTTAGCTACTAATATGTTTTTTGAAATAAGTACGGCGATTTTCGGTTTAGGGCAAATAGTGTGGTTTATTTTGCTAGGCATAGCTATGTTAAACGACGCGCCTAAAGGTGCTGAATAG